A single window of Debaryomyces hansenii CBS767 chromosome F complete sequence DNA harbors:
- a CDS encoding DEHA2F04312p (weakly similar to uniprot|Q08217 Saccharomyces cerevisiae YOL045W PSK2 One of two (see also PSK1) PAS domain containing S/T protein kinases), whose protein sequence is MTNRTNSDTKKNHTTFYVNDDEVSFENEGGSESIERKESDLKIPKRQDKTFNKPHGSNNKQNLVIDADQGCIELRSPSTSTAGTTVLLPNKEQFNSINDILRFPIESTHAYSYAHLSPNSLALRLNVLKRSLEILKDRPGLLKFMNLGTDKQFGKAPSRLEKPKIPNFGNRIYSNPHASNSSEFFNNSDKYKIQSNASSAALSELFRPSMKRSDSLPVNQIYATKVDAAQGAAIHIKSSARKDPIINDDFKDIITLLENDNEALTEQSFDTSALRDLSQATAKDDQKLKKSLLKNKLIYALATPFVENSSSLLGDQYSLVAPQFSASSTSLSSLSKVPSTPTTGSAANSNARPFHSISSGKHALPQSIFTVETDSPWSVKAANDLALLMFGISKNMIKSLNLMDLIAPQFREFVADKLTRSMADNILTDSKHEQGNNGRDMRDIMFAGEIVAIMRPGDKDFAWTSVWAKKRGNLIFCTFEQIPCDAFDVVISSDKGQDEAYNVDSINEVAGKLMRNVDTGKMKVLSDISESMGSDLSDRDENEEDDLIDEYLSHDIIDSEKINKTRYYTLQLKTDENIPCAVTSYPLELNDDKDEVKLKIHSLPYIGGMFVIDSLSYNIISCNNAIAKNLFGKSSIYLKNKSINNLIPDFTEILNIGLKNHGDSLDIVPGLVLPEHFFRKFDAIRRHSSYKEESEESLFFSSQGIRGLHRDGKSIWVDVQLRASSSEAFVVWITYSRSTGTKDSNISKEVEKLNSSTSSLSIKSMNDKERFKTRSSSGYRRNEVNLPSQLKLFPHDDSEILEFTPGSGDISRETSTRRPKANTFAIPISDMNKDLEKAMNLDNGNRGPSKRKRMTSNTDSSGSYVSRKSTSESATMSPDTIATTVYNDNEGTNSNAIISNETYRKYSEEEILKIEDEMLENKTKNSTHWPTVIGARRRTKKFSEFKVLKELGEGAYGKVVLAQHKEDPVYTIIIKCIDKERILVDTWVRDRKLGTICSEIQIMAFLNNEPHVNIMRIIDFFEDSKYYYLETPLFGDPPAIDLFDFIEIRKDLSERECRFIFKQIVSAIYHLHKHGIVHRDIKDENVIVDENGVVKLIDFGSAGYTKSGPFDVFVGTIDYASPEVLRGEKYEGKPQDIWALGILLYTMLYQENPFYNVDEIMEGDLRIPYVVSENSLNLIKKILVRDIKSRPTITDIVEDVWLDI, encoded by the coding sequence ATGACAAATAGGACGAATTCCGACACCAAAAAGAACCACACTACGTTTTACGTAAATGACGATGAAGTATCctttgaaaatgaaggaGGACTGGAAAGCATTGAACGCAAAGAAAGTGACCTAAAGATACCTAAAAGACAAGATAAGACTTTTAATAAGCCACATGGTAGCAATAATAAGCAAAATCTAGTTATAGATGCCGATCAAGGCTGTATCGAGCTACGGAGTCCTAGCACATCCACAGCGGGGACAACGGTTTTATTACCAAACaaagaacaatttaatagcattaatgatatattaaGATTCCCCATTGAGTCGACCCATGCATATTCATACGCTCATTTATCCCCCAATTCGTTAGCATTGAGATTGAATGTATTGAAAAGATCGTTGGAGATCTTGAAAGATAGACCAGGCTTACTTAAGTTCATGAATCTAGGAACAGATAAGCAATTTGGAAAGGCACCATCTAGACTAGAAAAGCCAAAGATTCcaaattttggaaatagAATATACAGTAATCCACATGCTAGTAATAGTTCGGAATTTTTTAACAACAGCgacaaatataaaattcaatcaaatgCATCATCTGCAGCATTATCGGAATTATTTAGGCCATCTATGAAAAGGTCAGATAGTTTGCCGgtaaatcaaatttatgCTACAAAAGTTGATGCAGCTCAAGGTGCAGCCATCCATATAAAATCGAGCGCTAGAAAAGATCCTATAATTAATGACGATTTTAAAGATATTATAACCCTATTAGagaatgataatgaagcTTTGACAGAGCAAAGTTTTGATACTTCTGCTTTGCGCGATTTGTCACAAGCTACCGCTAAAGATGAtcagaagttgaaaaaaagtcttttgaaaaataaattgatatatGCATTGGCAACTccatttgttgaaaattcGTCTTCGTTGTTAGGAGACCAGTATAGTTTAGTGGCCCCACAATTTAGTGCATCATCTACCTCTTTAAGCTCATTAAGTAAAGTCCCATCCACTCCAACTACAGGGAGTGCGGCAAATAGTAATGCAAGACCATTTCATTCTATTTCCCTGGGAAAACACGCTTTACCCCAATCTATTTTCACAGTCGAAACAGATAGTCCATGGTCTGTCAAAGCGGCGAATGATTTAGCGCTATTAATGTTTGGGattctgaaaaatatgataaagtcattgaatttgatggaCTTAATAGCTCCTCAATTTAGAGAATTTGTGGCAGATAAATTGACAAGATCAATGGCAGACAATATTTTGACCGACTCGAAGCATGAACAAGGAAACAACGGTCGTGATATGCGTGACATTATGTTTGCTGGTGAAATTGTCGCTATCATGAGACCTGGAGACAAGGATTTTGCTTGGACTTCAGTTTGGGCCAAAAAGAGAGGAAATCTTATATTTTGTACGTTTGAGCAAATTCCTTGTGACGCATTCGATGTTGTAATTCTGTCTGATAAGGGTCAAGATGAGGCTTACAACGTTGATTCTATTAATGAAGTTGCTGGTAAATTGATGCGAAATGTAGATACTGGTAAAATGAAGGTTTTATCTGATATCAGTGAGTCTATGGGCTCGGATTTAAGCGATAGAGACGAAAATGAAGAGGATGACTTAATAGACGAATATTTATCTCATGACATAATCGATAGTgagaaaatcaataaaacGAGGTATTATACATTGCAATTGAAGACAGACGAAAACATTCCTTGCGCCGTAACCTCATATCCCTTAGAACTAAACGATGATAAGGATGAAGTTAAGTTGAAGATACACTCCTTACCATATATCGGTGGTATGTTTGTCATAGACTCATTATCatacaatattatttcatgCAACAACGctattgcaaaaaatttattcgGTAAATcctcaatttatttgaaaaataaatcaattaataatttaattccCGATTTTACagaaatcttgaatatcGGTTTGAAGAATCATGGAGATTCATTAGACATAGTTCCTGGCCTTGTGTTACCAGAGCATTTCTTTAGAAAATTTGATGCTATACGTAGGCATTCAAGctacaaagaagaaagtgaagaaTCGTTGTTCTTTAGTTCTCAAGGTATAAGAGGTTTACATAGAGATGGTAAGTCTATTTGGGTTGATGTACAATTAAGAGCATCCTCAAGTGAAGCATTTGTCGTATGGATCACTTATTCAAGGCTGACGGGGACAAAAGATTCTAATATCTCGAAGGAAGTTGAGAAACTAAATTCAAGTACTTCTTCACTATCGATTAAACTGAtgaatgataaagaaagattTAAAACGAGACTGCTGAGTGGTTATAGAAGGAATGAAGTAAATCTTCCATCACAGTTGAAATTATTTCCTCATGATGATCTGGAAATCTTAGAATTTACTCCAGGTAGTGGCGATATAAGTAGAGAAACTAGTACAAGGCGACCAAAAGCAAACACATTCGCAATTCCTATAAGTGATATGAATAAGGATTTAGAAAAAGCGATGAACTTAGATAATGGTAATAGAGGACCTctgaaaagaaagagaatgACCTCAAATACTGATTCGTCAGGTTCTTATGTGTCTAGAAAATCAACATCAGAATCAGCCACAATGAGCCCAGATACTATTGCAACAACAGTATACAACGATAATGAAGgaacaaattcaaatgccattatttcaaatgaaacaTATCGCAAATACTCAGAAGAagagatattgaagattgaagatgaaatgcttgaaaataaaaccAAAAATTCAACACATTGGCCGACAGTCATAGGAGCAAGGAGAAGAACTAAGAAATTTTCTGAATTCAAGGTACTTAAAGAATTGGGTGAAGGCGCTTACGGTAAAGTAGTACTAGCTCAGCACAAAGAAGACCCAGTTTATacaataattattaaatgtATAGACAAGGAAAGAATTTTGGTTGATACATGGGTCAGAGACAGGAAATTAGGTACAATTTGTTCcgaaattcaaattatggcatttttgaataacgAACCTCATGTAAACATCATgagaattattgatttctttgaagATTCTAAATACTATTATCTTGAAACTCCACTATTTGGCGATCCTCCCgctattgatttatttgacttcattgaaattagaaagGATTTGAGTGAGCGTGAATGTcgattcatttttaaacAAATAGTACTGGCAATTTATCATTTGCATAAACATGGCATAGTACATCGGGATATTAAAGACGAGAATgtaattgttgatgaaaatggtgTCGTTAAGTTGATCGATTTTGGTAGTGCTGGTTATACGAAGCTGGGGCCATTTGATGTTTTTGTTGGTACTATTGATTATGCGTCACCTGAAGTATTACGtggtgaaaaatatgaaggTAAGCCTCAGGACATATGGGCATTAGGAATTTTGCTATACACTATGCTTTATCAAGAGAACCCTTTCTataatgttgatgaaatcaTGGAAGGTGATTTGCGAATTCCTTATGTGGTCAGTGAAAACTccttgaatttgattaaaaaGATTTTGGTCAGAGATATAAAAAGTAGACCGACAATTACAGATATTGTAGAGGATGTATGGTTAGATATATAG